In Paraburkholderia caribensis, a single window of DNA contains:
- a CDS encoding tetratricopeptide repeat protein — protein sequence MKRHHDMKRPLQSPASKPLRVVALLAACALLGACAVKESGYGVGPQAEREAKLQQSTRDTAPDTPGMYLGLIDRMQAQGLYYASLAHIDAYEKQYGVSPDSLLLRADALRATDQPAASAAAYTQLLNTPLAARGYRGLGLLAGASGDFERASQALGQAAELAPTDVATLSDLGYARLRAGDIAGARVPLMKAAELDGHNQKVIGNIALYLLADGQTTRAQALVKEQKLAPDVRTQLRDEAAKVAAASRARRGGEPRAAKPPMPSMSAAATALPAPPTPTPVANLQPVDQPRRLLQRFAQ from the coding sequence ATGAAGAGGCACCACGATATGAAGCGCCCGTTGCAGTCCCCCGCGTCGAAGCCGCTGCGCGTCGTTGCGCTGCTTGCCGCCTGTGCGCTGCTCGGCGCGTGCGCGGTGAAAGAGTCGGGCTACGGCGTCGGGCCGCAAGCCGAGCGCGAGGCGAAGCTCCAGCAATCGACGCGCGACACCGCGCCGGATACGCCCGGCATGTACCTCGGCCTGATCGACCGGATGCAGGCGCAAGGGCTGTACTACGCGTCGCTCGCGCATATCGACGCCTACGAGAAGCAGTACGGCGTATCGCCCGATTCGCTCCTGCTGCGCGCCGACGCATTGCGCGCGACGGATCAGCCGGCGGCGAGCGCGGCCGCCTACACGCAATTGCTGAACACGCCGCTCGCCGCGCGCGGGTATCGCGGGCTGGGTCTGCTGGCGGGCGCGTCGGGCGACTTCGAGCGCGCGTCGCAGGCGCTCGGACAGGCCGCCGAACTCGCGCCGACGGATGTCGCGACACTGTCCGATCTCGGCTATGCACGGCTGCGCGCGGGCGACATCGCGGGCGCGCGCGTGCCGCTGATGAAAGCGGCGGAACTCGACGGACACAACCAGAAGGTGATTGGCAACATCGCGCTGTATCTGCTCGCGGATGGGCAGACCACGCGCGCGCAGGCGCTCGTCAAGGAGCAGAAGCTCGCGCCTGACGTGCGCACGCAACTTCGCGACGAGGCGGCGAAGGTGGCGGCCGCGAGCCGTGCGCGCCGTGGCGGCGAGCCGCGCGCGGCAAAGCCGCCGATGCCATCCATGTCAGCCGCGGCCACTGCGCTGCCCGCGCCGCCGACGCCGACGCCGGTGGCGAACCTGCAGCCCGTCGATCAGCCTCGGCGTTTGCTGCAACGGTTTGCGCAATGA
- a CDS encoding type II secretion system F family protein codes for MDAHRLAALAVACAALASLLAGVALWRRHAAARRSAQVLADALERRAAQAATASTASAGARPVRADSADSVHASATTPAKGLQRFIGRASEAGMHWLDTPLGRQVVAEEDRRVLEQCGFVDARARGLFLIARIGGAIVLPLVALALTEFHPQGSRGPAVVVFALLAGFMLPKLIVRRRAAARRLAVIDELPMLVDLLRLLQGVGLSLDQSLQVMVSDFRSVLPVLSGELAIAQRQAAAGRTREQSLHRLASSYANEDLRAIVRLLIQVDRHGGAVQEPLKQFGDRLREARRAMLRERIGRLTVKMTGVMVVTLLPALLIVTAGPGVLAVVHSLSASAGHR; via the coding sequence ATGGACGCGCACCGTCTCGCCGCGCTCGCCGTTGCCTGTGCCGCGCTCGCGTCGTTGCTGGCGGGCGTGGCGCTGTGGCGGCGTCATGCGGCTGCGCGGCGCAGCGCGCAAGTGCTGGCCGATGCGCTGGAGCGGCGCGCCGCGCAGGCGGCGACGGCCTCGACTGCAAGCGCAGGCGCGCGGCCGGTGCGCGCCGATTCTGCCGATTCCGTTCATGCATCGGCGACGACGCCCGCGAAGGGGCTGCAACGGTTCATCGGGCGCGCGTCGGAAGCGGGCATGCACTGGCTCGACACGCCGCTCGGCCGTCAGGTCGTCGCCGAAGAAGACCGGCGCGTGCTGGAGCAGTGTGGTTTCGTCGATGCCCGCGCGCGCGGCCTGTTCCTGATCGCGCGCATTGGCGGCGCGATCGTGTTGCCGCTCGTCGCGCTGGCGCTGACGGAGTTTCATCCGCAGGGCTCGCGCGGGCCTGCCGTCGTCGTGTTCGCGCTGCTTGCGGGCTTCATGCTGCCGAAGCTCATCGTGCGGCGGCGCGCGGCGGCAAGGCGTCTTGCCGTGATCGACGAACTGCCGATGCTCGTCGATCTGCTGCGTCTGTTGCAAGGCGTCGGTCTTTCGCTCGATCAGAGCCTGCAGGTGATGGTCAGCGATTTTCGCAGCGTACTGCCCGTGCTGTCGGGCGAACTCGCGATCGCGCAGCGGCAGGCCGCGGCGGGCCGCACGCGCGAGCAGTCGCTGCACCGTCTCGCATCGAGCTATGCGAACGAGGATCTGCGCGCGATCGTGCGTCTGCTGATTCAGGTGGACCGGCATGGCGGCGCCGTGCAGGAGCCGCTCAAGCAGTTCGGCGACCGTCTGCGCGAAGCGCGCCGCGCGATGCTGCGCGAGCGCATCGGACGTCTCACCGTGAAGATGACGGGCGTCATGGTCGTGACGCTGCTGCCCGCGCTGCTGATCGTGACGGCGGGGCCGGGCGTGCTGGCCGTCGTGCATTCGCTGTCGGCGTCGGCGGGGCATCGATAG
- a CDS encoding type II secretion system F family protein: MYSAALIAAALALLCAAGALIVVQRGAQRRERASTARFIDSRMAQISQPARATGGAAAGIGNRTASLRAQALAQTADEATGWRKLKARMALAFAQSMNRAGISNARLPAFCALSGALALSGFAGSRAGAGVFCMTLITCAVLLYVLMARRILKRRQLIVRQLPSFLDGIVRLIVLGNSVPAAFQASLQTTEAPLRQCLDHVSQMLRAGVEIDRALCHVAQVYRANELELLGAVLRLSVKYGGRADVMLDRMASFMRDLEQAERELSAMSAETRLSAWVLTLLPIGIGAFLIASNPHYFAWMWKDASGQRLVYLAFALQMTGAFLLYRLARLKA, encoded by the coding sequence ATGTATAGCGCCGCGCTCATCGCGGCGGCGCTCGCGCTGCTGTGCGCAGCGGGGGCGCTGATCGTCGTGCAACGCGGCGCGCAGCGCAGGGAGCGCGCGAGCACCGCGCGTTTCATCGACAGCCGCATGGCGCAGATTTCGCAGCCCGCGCGGGCCACTGGCGGCGCGGCCGCGGGCATCGGCAACCGGACAGCCTCGCTGCGCGCACAGGCGCTCGCGCAGACTGCGGACGAAGCAACCGGCTGGCGCAAGCTCAAGGCGCGCATGGCGCTCGCTTTCGCCCAGTCGATGAATCGCGCGGGCATATCGAACGCAAGACTGCCCGCGTTCTGCGCGCTATCCGGTGCGCTCGCGTTGTCCGGGTTCGCGGGCAGCCGTGCGGGGGCGGGCGTGTTCTGCATGACGCTGATCACCTGCGCCGTGCTGCTCTACGTGCTGATGGCGCGACGCATCCTGAAGCGCCGCCAGTTGATCGTGCGTCAGCTGCCGTCGTTTCTCGACGGCATCGTGCGTCTGATCGTGCTCGGCAACAGCGTGCCCGCCGCGTTCCAGGCGTCGCTGCAGACCACGGAGGCGCCGTTGCGCCAGTGCCTCGACCACGTCTCGCAGATGCTGCGCGCGGGTGTCGAAATCGATCGCGCGCTCTGTCATGTCGCGCAGGTCTATCGCGCGAACGAACTCGAACTGCTGGGTGCGGTGCTGCGCCTGTCGGTGAAATACGGCGGACGGGCCGACGTGATGCTCGACCGCATGGCGTCGTTCATGCGCGACCTCGAACAGGCGGAGCGCGAACTGTCGGCGATGTCGGCGGAAACGCGGCTGTCCGCATGGGTGCTGACGCTGCTGCCCATCGGCATCGGCGCATTTCTGATCGCATCGAATCCGCACTATTTTGCGTGGATGTGGAAAGACGCGTCCGGGCAACGCCTCGTGTATCTCGCGTTCGCGCTGCAGATGACGGGCGCGTTCCTGCTGTACCGCCTTGCGCGGTTGAAGGCCTGA
- a CDS encoding CpaF family protein yields MAKEIEFADDAPAFEQSQQFQDIKNAAHEHLLTRIEELGAEFGRWSRNAINQFVDLEMDSFVRLRRIPINESEVRRIAEALTKELAGFGPIEDLLNDPAVEDILVNGYNDVYVSRHGILAKIPVRFADNAHLLRIVRRILAPIGRRLDESNPMVDARLPDGGRVNVVIEPLSIDGPVVSIRKFRKDPLRPDDLLANGTYNAELGALLEAAVEARCNILVSGGTSSGKTSLLNALAFHIPDAERVVTIEDTAELSLNHPHVVRLESRPGGFDGNGLVSIRDLLRNTLRMRPDRIIVGEVRGGEVLEMLQAMNTGHDGSMGTVHASSPRECLYRLEMLAGFAGFQGTESSLRRQIANAIDFIVQIGRLSNGRRRILSITEVTGLSDNIIATQELYRFEPLTSPEGEETDNWTSLGIHPHSPKLARFRQALGGGAGGGTGGGFGAAGGGFGGGGFNV; encoded by the coding sequence ATGGCAAAAGAGATCGAATTTGCCGACGACGCTCCCGCGTTCGAGCAGAGCCAGCAGTTCCAGGACATCAAGAACGCGGCGCACGAACATCTGCTCACGCGCATCGAGGAACTCGGCGCGGAGTTCGGCCGCTGGTCGCGCAATGCGATCAATCAGTTCGTCGACCTGGAGATGGACAGCTTCGTGCGCCTGCGCCGCATCCCGATCAACGAGAGCGAGGTGCGGCGCATCGCCGAGGCGCTGACGAAGGAACTGGCGGGCTTCGGACCGATCGAGGATCTGCTGAACGATCCCGCCGTCGAGGACATCCTCGTGAACGGCTACAACGACGTGTACGTGTCGCGCCACGGCATCCTCGCGAAAATCCCCGTGCGCTTCGCGGACAACGCGCACCTGCTGCGCATCGTGCGGCGCATTCTCGCGCCCATCGGCAGACGTCTGGACGAATCGAATCCAATGGTCGACGCGCGGCTGCCCGACGGCGGCCGCGTGAACGTGGTGATCGAGCCGCTGTCGATCGACGGGCCGGTCGTGTCGATCCGCAAGTTCCGCAAGGACCCGCTGCGCCCCGACGATCTGCTCGCCAACGGTACGTACAACGCGGAGCTCGGCGCGCTGCTCGAAGCGGCCGTAGAGGCGCGCTGCAATATTCTGGTGTCGGGCGGCACGAGCTCGGGCAAGACGTCGCTGCTCAACGCGCTCGCGTTTCATATCCCCGACGCCGAGCGCGTCGTGACCATCGAGGACACGGCGGAACTCTCGCTCAATCATCCGCATGTGGTGCGGCTCGAAAGCCGGCCGGGCGGCTTCGACGGCAATGGCCTCGTGTCGATCCGCGACCTGTTGCGCAACACGCTGCGCATGCGCCCGGACCGCATCATCGTCGGCGAAGTGCGCGGCGGCGAAGTGCTCGAAATGTTGCAGGCGATGAACACGGGCCACGACGGATCGATGGGCACCGTGCACGCGAGCTCGCCGCGCGAATGTCTGTACCGCCTCGAAATGCTCGCGGGTTTTGCGGGCTTTCAGGGCACGGAATCGAGCTTGCGGCGGCAGATCGCGAATGCGATCGACTTCATCGTGCAGATCGGGCGGCTCTCGAATGGCCGGCGCCGCATCCTGTCGATCACCGAGGTCACGGGGCTGTCGGACAACATCATCGCGACGCAGGAACTCTATCGCTTCGAACCGCTGACCTCGCCCGAAGGCGAAGAGACGGACAACTGGACGTCGCTCGGCATTCATCCGCATTCGCCCAAGCTCGCGCGGTTCCGACAGGCGCTGGGTGGCGGCGCCGGCGGCGGAACGGGCGGTGGATTCGGCGCGGCGGGTGGCGGCTTCGGCGGCGGAGGCTTCAATGTATAG
- a CDS encoding fimbrial protein, with translation MNARTYALTEHAVTDCFVLATQTDEHVRWLAGSLVSAGAVEPVSLDPHALVQRIGTLNPSLVFVDFSGGRIAAASAAAHAARTAYPGLQIVALGSVREPESALAALRAGVRDFIDLCAPAADALRITREVFEHIVEPVSRHGKLTVIVGARTGMGVSTLAANLAVLLQRRDAARGREALLLDLGLPAGDGMLLLDTKCEFGFVEAVRNVRRFDQTFVHTALSHHASGLALTTLPADPGDMREVSHASSVGLLNRLRAFFDQQIVDLGGFTNSEFIASVVQAADEAWLVCDQGVPSVVSAVGVLDDLCAHGIEAEKIRQKVRLVVNKVVPELGLTPAQIAQRLELDLLATLPERRVALGQAMNQGHLLAEAAPRDPYVRALDVLVTRLAGVPARQGAEGKAGKAGKAAQPAIAPATDGAADAAPPTSTPRARGKSALDAFRRFLPTSSKRS, from the coding sequence ATGAACGCGAGAACTTACGCCTTGACTGAGCACGCCGTCACCGACTGCTTCGTGCTCGCGACGCAAACCGACGAGCACGTGCGCTGGCTCGCCGGATCGCTGGTGTCGGCGGGCGCCGTCGAGCCGGTCAGCCTCGATCCGCACGCGCTCGTGCAGCGGATCGGCACGCTCAACCCGTCGCTCGTGTTCGTCGATTTTTCGGGCGGGCGGATCGCCGCCGCGAGCGCCGCGGCGCATGCGGCGCGTACTGCGTATCCGGGCCTGCAAATCGTTGCGCTCGGTTCGGTGCGTGAGCCGGAGAGCGCGCTCGCCGCGTTGCGCGCGGGCGTGCGCGATTTCATCGACCTGTGCGCGCCGGCGGCCGACGCGCTGCGTATCACGCGCGAGGTATTCGAGCACATCGTCGAGCCCGTCAGCCGTCACGGCAAACTGACGGTAATCGTCGGCGCGCGTACGGGCATGGGCGTGTCGACGCTGGCCGCGAATCTCGCCGTGCTGCTGCAACGGCGCGATGCCGCGCGAGGCCGCGAGGCGCTGCTGCTCGATCTCGGCTTGCCCGCCGGCGACGGCATGCTGCTGCTCGACACCAAGTGCGAGTTCGGCTTCGTCGAAGCCGTGCGCAACGTGCGCCGCTTCGATCAGACCTTCGTGCACACTGCGTTGTCGCATCACGCCAGCGGCCTCGCGCTCACGACGCTGCCCGCCGATCCCGGCGACATGCGCGAAGTCTCGCACGCGTCGTCGGTGGGATTGCTGAACCGGCTGCGCGCATTCTTCGACCAGCAGATCGTCGATCTCGGCGGCTTCACGAACAGCGAGTTTATTGCCAGCGTGGTGCAGGCCGCCGACGAAGCGTGGCTCGTCTGCGATCAGGGCGTGCCGTCCGTCGTGTCGGCCGTCGGCGTGCTGGACGACTTGTGCGCGCACGGCATCGAAGCGGAGAAGATCCGGCAGAAGGTGCGGCTCGTCGTCAACAAGGTCGTGCCGGAACTGGGTCTCACGCCCGCGCAGATCGCGCAGCGTCTCGAACTCGACCTGCTCGCGACGCTGCCCGAACGGCGCGTTGCGCTGGGCCAGGCGATGAATCAGGGCCACCTGCTGGCCGAGGCCGCGCCGCGCGACCCGTATGTGCGCGCGCTCGACGTACTCGTGACGAGGCTCGCGGGCGTGCCCGCCAGGCAGGGCGCTGAAGGCAAGGCAGGCAAGGCAGGCAAGGCGGCCCAACCAGCCATCGCGCCGGCGACGGACGGCGCAGCCGACGCAGCGCCGCCCACCAGCACGCCCCGCGCGCGCGGCAAGTCCGCGCTCGACGCGTTCCGGCGCTTCCTTCCCACTTCCAGCAAACGGTCATAG
- a CDS encoding type II and III secretion system protein family protein, producing MRKRILAWRVAMIVCVLPMAARPVASGAADSAGLAPASAAAPVIDLAVGAQQTLAAGRALMRVAVGDPNVADVLILKSGAKKRGGVLLVGKSAGTTSVMLWERDGDAPLTYTVNVTSAAASHLLDDSTTEVRVLGGTAVIQGKAATMEAHQRAASVAAGAAASAGANGKGGAVLDVSSIATRPVVQVDVRVVEFSRAVLKQIGFNFSKGYNGFAFGSFGPSSLNKATFTPGQGTSFDSTMPIASAFNLVFGSVAHNLFADLSLMESNNLARILAEPTLVALSGQSASFLAGGEIPVPVPQGLGTTSIEYKPYGVGLTLTPTVLSPQRIALKVAPEASQLDFVHAVTVNGISVPAITTRRADTTVELGDGESFVIGGLIDRETASNVDKVPVLGDLPILGAFFKQLNYSQSDKELLIIVSPHLVSPLTKGAAMPSTPGEQSEQRDAPVWRSLLGGAASRDAAPGFSK from the coding sequence ATGAGAAAACGGATTCTTGCGTGGCGCGTGGCCATGATCGTGTGCGTGCTGCCGATGGCGGCGCGGCCCGTCGCGAGCGGTGCAGCCGACAGCGCGGGCCTTGCACCGGCGTCCGCTGCCGCGCCCGTCATCGACCTCGCCGTTGGCGCGCAGCAGACGCTCGCGGCGGGCCGCGCGCTGATGCGTGTAGCCGTCGGCGATCCGAATGTCGCCGACGTGCTGATTCTCAAGAGCGGTGCGAAAAAACGCGGCGGCGTGCTGCTGGTCGGCAAATCGGCGGGCACGACGAGCGTGATGCTGTGGGAGCGCGACGGCGATGCGCCGCTTACCTATACGGTGAACGTCACCTCTGCCGCCGCCAGCCATCTGCTCGACGACAGCACGACGGAGGTAAGGGTGCTGGGCGGCACGGCTGTGATCCAGGGCAAGGCCGCGACGATGGAAGCGCATCAGCGGGCGGCAAGCGTCGCGGCGGGCGCTGCGGCCTCGGCCGGCGCGAACGGGAAGGGCGGCGCGGTGCTCGACGTCTCGTCGATCGCGACGCGCCCGGTCGTGCAGGTCGACGTGCGTGTGGTCGAATTCAGCCGCGCCGTGCTCAAGCAGATCGGCTTCAATTTCTCGAAAGGCTACAACGGCTTCGCGTTCGGCTCGTTCGGACCTTCGTCGCTGAACAAGGCGACCTTCACGCCTGGCCAGGGCACCTCGTTCGATTCGACGATGCCCATCGCGTCCGCCTTCAATCTCGTGTTCGGCTCGGTCGCGCATAACCTGTTCGCCGACCTGAGCCTGATGGAGAGCAACAACCTCGCGCGCATTCTCGCCGAGCCGACGCTCGTCGCGCTGTCCGGCCAGAGCGCGAGCTTTCTCGCGGGCGGCGAGATTCCCGTTCCCGTGCCGCAGGGGCTCGGCACCACGTCGATCGAATACAAGCCGTACGGCGTCGGCCTCACGCTCACGCCGACCGTGCTCAGCCCGCAGCGTATCGCGCTGAAAGTCGCGCCCGAAGCAAGCCAGCTCGACTTCGTGCACGCCGTGACGGTGAACGGCATCTCGGTGCCCGCCATCACGACGCGCCGCGCCGACACGACCGTCGAACTCGGCGACGGCGAGAGCTTCGTGATCGGCGGGCTGATCGATCGCGAGACGGCGTCGAACGTCGACAAGGTGCCCGTGCTTGGCGATCTGCCCATCCTCGGGGCGTTCTTCAAGCAACTGAACTACTCGCAGAGCGACAAGGAGCTGCTCATCATCGTCTCGCCGCATCTGGTGTCGCCGCTCACGAAAGGCGCGGCGATGCCGTCTACACCAGGCGAGCAGTCCGAGCAGCGCGATGCGCCCGTATGGCGGTCGCTGCTCGGCGGCGCGGCGTCGCGCGATGCCGCGCCGGGATTTTCGAAATGA
- the cpaB gene encoding Flp pilus assembly protein CpaB — protein MTPHVTRIVAGVLIALAVVLGVLALTLARRPAPVAAPVAPAPAAYHVVVALRSLPAGQPIPADALRIQNLPINPSGAFDEPSLVAGRVPVAEIGAQAPVLEAQLSSGIAERIEPGERAVAVRVDETNAVGNRLRPGNLVDVFFTLKRDGLSVGPAGQAEVERTQARLLLSRVRVLAWGNVAANGTPDANTPARTAVLAVPLADVDRLALADGAGRLVLALRNPRDTDVLDAATLPAYPGVLKTAAGRGAPPSTRAAAGVALDELSGSRTRQSLPAPAAVPRSAPEAGGAIEVIRGGRSETLAW, from the coding sequence TTGACTCCGCATGTGACGCGGATCGTGGCGGGCGTGCTGATCGCGCTCGCCGTCGTGCTCGGCGTGCTCGCGTTGACGCTGGCGCGCCGTCCCGCGCCCGTGGCCGCGCCCGTCGCGCCGGCGCCGGCGGCTTATCACGTAGTTGTCGCGCTGCGCTCGCTGCCCGCCGGGCAGCCGATACCCGCCGACGCGCTGCGCATCCAGAATCTGCCCATCAACCCGTCGGGCGCCTTCGACGAACCGTCACTGGTCGCCGGCCGCGTGCCCGTCGCGGAGATCGGCGCGCAGGCGCCCGTGCTCGAGGCGCAGCTGTCGTCGGGCATTGCCGAGCGCATCGAGCCGGGCGAGCGCGCAGTGGCCGTGCGCGTCGACGAAACCAATGCGGTCGGCAACCGCTTGCGTCCGGGCAATCTCGTCGACGTGTTCTTTACGTTGAAGCGCGATGGCCTGAGCGTGGGTCCGGCGGGGCAGGCGGAAGTCGAGCGGACGCAGGCGCGGCTGCTGCTGTCGCGTGTGCGCGTGCTCGCGTGGGGCAACGTCGCCGCCAACGGCACGCCCGATGCGAACACGCCCGCGCGCACCGCCGTGCTCGCCGTGCCGCTTGCCGATGTCGACAGGTTGGCGCTCGCCGACGGCGCGGGGCGCCTCGTGCTCGCGCTGCGCAACCCGCGCGATACCGACGTGCTCGATGCCGCCACCTTGCCTGCGTATCCGGGCGTGCTGAAGACGGCGGCGGGCCGTGGCGCGCCGCCGTCGACGCGCGCGGCGGCGGGTGTCGCACTCGACGAACTGTCCGGCAGCCGTACGCGACAGTCCTTACCCGCGCCAGCCGCCGTGCCGCGCAGCGCGCCTGAGGCGGGCGGTGCAATCGAGGTGATACGCGGCGGCCGGTCGGAAACGCTTGCATGGTGA
- a CDS encoding TadE/TadG family type IV pilus assembly protein, with amino-acid sequence MRDHACHARRRQRGASAVEFALVFPLFFMIFYAIVTFSLIFVAQQSLTLAAEEGARAALNYQQAQNVNAALDNRTAAACTAAANLANWLAAKAKCDASWAPCTFDGTMRCVTVTLTYNYQSYPLVPPVPLLDVALPAQLTSSAMVQLNPGYVL; translated from the coding sequence ATGCGCGATCATGCGTGCCATGCGCGGCGGCGTCAGCGCGGCGCGAGCGCCGTCGAATTCGCGCTCGTGTTTCCGCTGTTTTTCATGATCTTCTACGCGATCGTGACGTTCAGCCTGATCTTCGTCGCGCAGCAGAGCCTGACGCTCGCTGCCGAAGAAGGCGCGCGTGCCGCGCTCAACTATCAGCAGGCGCAAAACGTGAATGCCGCGCTCGACAACCGCACGGCGGCCGCGTGCACGGCGGCGGCCAACCTGGCCAACTGGCTCGCGGCGAAAGCGAAATGCGACGCGAGCTGGGCCCCATGCACGTTCGACGGCACGATGCGCTGCGTCACCGTCACGCTCACCTACAACTACCAGAGCTATCCGCTCGTGCCGCCCGTGCCGCTGCTCGATGTCGCGCTGCCTGCGCAACTGACGAGCTCGGCGATGGTTCAACTCAACCCGGGGTATGTGCTGTGA
- a CDS encoding prepilin peptidase — MATWIGSLTFVAWATTVAACDLRYRRVTNALIAAGLIAAFACTFTVRMPFGVGPAQAALGALLGLAALLPFFALRVMGAADVKVFAVLGAWCGPHALLDLWIAASILAGLHALALLVATRTPLATLVRSGEATFGLRGHRATPYVTCLAIPALGMLVLRQLGGT, encoded by the coding sequence ATGGCTACCTGGATTGGAAGTCTGACGTTCGTTGCGTGGGCGACGACGGTGGCGGCGTGCGATCTTCGCTATCGGCGCGTCACGAACGCGTTGATCGCAGCCGGGCTGATAGCGGCCTTCGCGTGCACCTTCACCGTGCGCATGCCGTTCGGCGTCGGGCCGGCTCAGGCAGCACTGGGCGCGCTGCTCGGTCTTGCCGCGCTGCTGCCGTTCTTCGCGCTGCGCGTGATGGGTGCCGCCGACGTCAAGGTCTTCGCCGTGCTCGGTGCGTGGTGCGGTCCGCACGCGCTGCTCGATCTATGGATTGCCGCGAGCATCCTCGCGGGGCTGCATGCGCTTGCGCTGCTGGTCGCGACGCGCACGCCGCTCGCCACGCTCGTCCGAAGCGGCGAGGCGACCTTCGGGCTGCGCGGGCACCGCGCGACGCCCTACGTGACGTGCCTCGCCATCCCGGCGCTCGGCATGCTCGTGCTGCGACAACTGGGAGGAACATGA
- a CDS encoding Flp family type IVb pilin, giving the protein MKHFASKFLRDNKGVTAIEYGLIAGVVAIAIATSAGSVGTNLSTLFDNIAGKISSAATAAKT; this is encoded by the coding sequence ATGAAGCATTTCGCCAGCAAATTCCTGAGAGACAACAAGGGCGTCACGGCAATCGAATATGGCCTGATTGCAGGTGTCGTCGCCATTGCAATCGCGACTTCCGCCGGTTCTGTTGGAACCAATCTGTCGACGCTGTTCGACAATATCGCCGGCAAGATTTCCTCGGCTGCCACGGCAGCTAAAACGTGA
- a CDS encoding collagen-like triple helix repeat-containing protein, with amino-acid sequence MKIQTTHALVRTSIVAATVTALLSLAACGGSGSLSQGTKGGSSGTLSTGGASGTAGSGTGAGGSTTAGNGSSGGSDNTGNGSNPATKTANQVGTVSAGAGGVVTDVGSTVSGIGSTVGSQTLPGISTDTTQAAGGVVSNLGAAVSTLGNGVSQGLGQLGATSDPLGTTVASTGGVVSHVGGAVTSAGGLVQSVGSGPLAPLSAVTTPLGHVVETVGGAVTDGGNALTTALSTGPVQQVTQQLSTAVTPITSTVAATTQTVGNTTGIGAPVNGLLTTLGNQLVKTGGIVATTGGSNPVSAGLGNVVADVGKTSVAAGGLLTGGSGGAGGNPLAPLTGAPGGLTGGSSGSGAGNPLSAVTGALGGITASVTGNVAVGITGGAGGAGGGNAASGGNPLGGLTSAVTGVASTVAGAVAAPAASTSSTGSTGSSAPGGLSLTSTGGGNASGPANPLSAVTSLVGGLLGAGAKK; translated from the coding sequence ATGAAAATTCAAACGACACACGCGCTGGTTCGGACATCGATCGTCGCGGCTACAGTGACGGCATTGCTGTCGCTGGCCGCTTGCGGCGGATCGGGCTCGTTGAGCCAGGGCACGAAGGGCGGCAGCAGCGGCACGCTGTCGACGGGAGGCGCAAGCGGAACGGCAGGCAGCGGCACGGGCGCGGGAGGCAGCACGACGGCGGGCAACGGCTCCAGCGGCGGCTCGGACAACACCGGCAATGGCTCCAATCCGGCGACGAAGACGGCCAACCAGGTCGGCACCGTCTCCGCCGGTGCGGGCGGCGTCGTAACGGATGTCGGCTCGACGGTATCGGGCATTGGCAGCACGGTCGGATCGCAGACACTGCCGGGCATCAGCACCGATACGACGCAAGCGGCTGGCGGGGTCGTGTCGAATCTCGGCGCGGCCGTGTCGACACTCGGCAACGGCGTGTCGCAAGGACTCGGGCAACTGGGCGCGACCAGCGACCCGCTGGGCACCACCGTAGCGAGTACGGGCGGGGTCGTGAGCCATGTCGGCGGCGCAGTGACGAGCGCGGGCGGGCTGGTGCAAAGCGTCGGCAGCGGACCGCTTGCGCCGCTCTCGGCCGTCACGACTCCGCTTGGCCACGTCGTCGAAACGGTGGGCGGTGCCGTGACCGATGGCGGCAACGCATTGACCACCGCTTTGTCGACGGGGCCCGTTCAGCAGGTCACGCAACAACTCAGCACGGCCGTCACGCCGATCACGTCGACGGTCGCGGCGACCACGCAGACGGTTGGCAACACCACGGGCATCGGCGCGCCCGTCAACGGGCTGCTGACGACACTCGGCAATCAGCTCGTGAAAACAGGCGGCATCGTCGCGACGACGGGCGGCAGTAATCCCGTCTCGGCGGGTCTGGGCAACGTCGTCGCCGATGTCGGCAAGACCAGCGTCGCGGCAGGCGGACTGCTGACGGGAGGCTCGGGCGGCGCGGGCGGCAATCCACTCGCGCCTTTGACGGGCGCGCCTGGCGGCCTGACGGGCGGTTCGAGTGGCTCGGGTGCGGGCAACCCCTTGAGCGCCGTGACGGGCGCGCTGGGCGGCATCACGGCCAGCGTCACCGGCAACGTCGCGGTCGGGATCACGGGTGGCGCGGGCGGCGCGGGCGGTGGCAATGCGGCTTCGGGCGGCAACCCGCTGGGCGGCCTCACGAGCGCTGTCACGGGCGTCGCCTCGACGGTCGCGGGCGCCGTCGCCGCGCCGGCGGCATCGACCTCTTCCACCGGTTCCACCGGTTC